In a single window of the Roseiconus lacunae genome:
- a CDS encoding leucyl aminopeptidase, whose translation MSESSSQSQRKSFLGQLPLPSLRTANPGVDEPSDVAIVGVSEGASLSPTAALIDQQIGGAIARLLKAGKLSADEGETMLLAGPAEGGPKLVLVIGLGQLISDSQANRELAFRLTSQAIRGLVGKSHETFFVALAESFDASTHDMVVAGALYALEGQSIYRTKAVINVPQTIVFSAVDQDAVKRGETLGQSVNLARRLINEPASAIYPESFADIISELSVENGIDCQVWDETKLAEENCRSILAVGGGSERPPRLVIMRYNGGKQGDAPIALVGKGVTFDSGGLSLKPSDGMVDMKCDMGGAATVVATMNAIAKLGVKRNVVAVCGLAENMVSGSSYKLGDVIKTRSGKTIEILNTDAEGRVVLADALNVAISFEPSAMVDLATLTGACMVALGNEVAGLMANDQTVADQITAAAEAEGELVWPLPMHSLYDEKVKSKVADIKNVGEGRWGGAITAAKFLENFVESTPWVHLDIAGPAFSDSPKPHRDAGATGVYVKTLVRWIESL comes from the coding sequence ATGTCGGAAAGTTCGTCACAGTCTCAACGGAAATCGTTCTTGGGGCAATTGCCCCTCCCCTCTCTCCGAACGGCAAACCCAGGCGTCGATGAACCCAGCGACGTTGCGATCGTCGGGGTCAGCGAAGGAGCGTCGCTCAGCCCAACCGCGGCGCTCATTGATCAACAAATCGGCGGCGCGATCGCTCGTTTACTTAAAGCCGGCAAGCTTTCCGCCGACGAAGGCGAAACGATGTTGCTGGCCGGACCCGCCGAAGGCGGACCCAAACTGGTTCTGGTGATTGGCCTCGGTCAACTTATCAGTGACAGTCAAGCGAACCGCGAACTAGCGTTCCGGTTAACCAGTCAAGCGATCCGTGGTCTCGTCGGAAAGTCTCACGAAACCTTCTTCGTGGCCCTCGCCGAATCCTTTGACGCGTCTACCCATGACATGGTCGTCGCCGGCGCGTTGTATGCTTTGGAAGGTCAATCGATCTATCGGACCAAGGCGGTCATCAATGTTCCCCAAACGATCGTTTTCAGTGCCGTCGACCAAGATGCCGTCAAACGCGGTGAAACGCTCGGCCAATCCGTCAACCTCGCCCGCCGACTAATCAACGAACCAGCTTCGGCGATCTACCCCGAGTCGTTCGCCGACATCATTAGCGAGTTATCTGTCGAGAATGGCATCGATTGTCAGGTCTGGGACGAAACCAAATTGGCCGAGGAAAACTGCCGTTCGATTTTGGCCGTCGGCGGCGGCAGTGAACGCCCGCCTCGGTTGGTCATCATGCGATACAACGGTGGTAAACAAGGCGACGCCCCGATCGCCTTGGTCGGCAAAGGCGTGACCTTTGACAGCGGAGGACTGTCACTGAAGCCGAGCGACGGAATGGTCGATATGAAATGCGATATGGGTGGCGCCGCGACGGTGGTGGCGACGATGAACGCGATCGCAAAGTTGGGCGTCAAACGCAACGTCGTTGCCGTTTGCGGTCTGGCCGAAAATATGGTCAGTGGATCGAGTTACAAACTTGGCGATGTGATCAAAACACGCAGCGGTAAGACGATTGAGATTCTCAATACCGACGCCGAAGGACGCGTCGTCTTGGCCGACGCCCTGAACGTAGCGATCTCGTTTGAGCCTTCCGCGATGGTTGACTTGGCAACCTTGACCGGCGCCTGCATGGTCGCCCTGGGGAACGAGGTCGCCGGGCTGATGGCCAACGACCAAACGGTCGCCGATCAAATCACTGCCGCGGCAGAGGCCGAGGGCGAGTTGGTTTGGCCGCTGCCGATGCACTCGCTGTACGACGAAAAAGTAAAAAGCAAAGTCGCCGACATCAAAAACGTCGGCGAAGGCCGCTGGGGAGGCGCGATCACGGCCGCCAAATTCCTGGAAAACTTCGTCGAATCAACCCCGTGGGTTCACCTCGATATTGCCGGTCCGGCGTTTTCGGATAGCCCCAAACCCCATCGAGACGCGGGCGCAACGGGCGTGTACGTGAAAACGTTGGTGCGGTGGATCGAATCGCTGTAA
- a CDS encoding UbiD family decarboxylase, producing the protein MKHRSTRDTVHDLRDGGYLIEVSDPVDPHLEMAEIQRRVYAGGGPAVLFTNPIGTSFPMVSNLFGSIEQARYLFRETLESVRRLIEVKLDPSAVPKRPLRYAGVPLTALRMLPKFTRRGAVCGGRCQVTDLPMLTSWPDDGGAFVTLPQVLSSDPDDPQNLMKVNLGMYRVQLSGNEYASDETGLHYQIHRGIGVHHKRALARSQPLDVTITVGGSPAMTLAAVMPLPEGLTELTFAGALAGRRIGMVRGDHAPVYGDADFAIVGSVDPNVTKPEGPFGDHLGYYSLRHPFPVLKVRHVWHRKDAIWPFTVVGRPPQEDTTFGQLIHELTDPIIPTVIHGVKAVHAVDAAGVHPLLLAIGSERYMPYLEEKTPQELLTQANAILGNGQLSLAKYLMIADDPDDRLDLHNIEEFLCYVLSRFDPSRDLHFQTQTTIDTLDYSGEGFNRGSKVVIAAAGPVRRELPTELPGELELPEGFKSPRVVMPGVLAVEANAYRHDDGRSDLGRFCEAFSAADSIAKFPLITIVDDSDFASRNLSNWLWNTFTRSNPATDISGIESDTIAKHWGCRGSVVIDARFKPWQAPGLIEDTETIKKVDARAARGGALAKYL; encoded by the coding sequence ATGAAGCACCGCAGCACCCGAGACACGGTACACGATCTTCGCGACGGCGGTTATCTGATCGAAGTTTCTGATCCTGTCGACCCCCATTTGGAAATGGCCGAGATCCAACGCCGCGTGTATGCCGGCGGTGGTCCGGCGGTGTTGTTTACCAACCCCATCGGTACTTCGTTTCCGATGGTTTCCAATCTGTTTGGGTCGATCGAACAAGCGCGTTATTTGTTTCGTGAGACCCTCGAATCAGTTCGTCGCCTGATCGAGGTTAAGCTTGACCCCTCGGCGGTACCTAAGCGGCCGCTACGTTACGCCGGCGTGCCGCTAACCGCCCTGCGGATGTTGCCGAAGTTCACCCGCCGTGGTGCGGTGTGCGGGGGCCGCTGCCAAGTGACTGACCTTCCAATGTTGACGTCCTGGCCAGATGACGGCGGGGCGTTTGTCACGTTGCCTCAAGTGCTTAGCAGTGACCCCGACGATCCGCAAAACTTGATGAAAGTGAACCTGGGAATGTACCGTGTTCAGCTTTCAGGCAACGAATACGCCAGCGACGAAACGGGTTTGCACTATCAAATCCATCGCGGAATCGGCGTTCATCACAAACGAGCATTGGCGCGATCGCAACCGCTAGACGTCACGATCACCGTCGGTGGTTCCCCGGCTATGACCCTTGCCGCCGTGATGCCGCTGCCGGAGGGTTTGACCGAGTTAACGTTTGCCGGGGCGCTCGCCGGTCGACGCATTGGGATGGTGCGTGGGGACCATGCACCGGTTTATGGCGATGCCGACTTTGCCATCGTCGGCTCGGTCGATCCGAACGTCACCAAACCGGAAGGCCCTTTCGGCGATCACCTCGGCTATTACAGCCTGCGACATCCGTTCCCGGTGCTTAAAGTTCGTCACGTCTGGCATCGCAAGGACGCCATTTGGCCCTTCACCGTCGTCGGCCGCCCGCCTCAAGAAGACACGACGTTCGGACAACTGATCCATGAACTGACCGACCCGATCATTCCGACCGTGATCCACGGTGTCAAAGCGGTTCATGCGGTCGATGCCGCGGGCGTCCACCCATTGCTATTGGCGATCGGCAGTGAACGATACATGCCCTACCTCGAAGAAAAGACGCCCCAGGAACTGCTCACCCAAGCAAACGCGATTCTGGGCAATGGTCAGCTTTCGCTGGCAAAGTATTTGATGATCGCCGACGATCCCGACGACCGATTAGACCTTCACAACATCGAGGAATTCCTGTGTTACGTTTTGTCACGCTTCGATCCGTCGCGCGACTTACATTTCCAGACACAAACTACCATCGATACACTCGATTACAGCGGTGAAGGGTTCAACCGAGGCTCCAAGGTTGTGATCGCCGCGGCAGGCCCCGTCCGCCGTGAGTTGCCCACTGAATTGCCCGGCGAATTGGAGTTACCAGAAGGCTTCAAATCGCCGCGCGTAGTCATGCCAGGGGTCTTGGCCGTCGAAGCCAACGCCTATCGACATGACGACGGTCGGTCTGACCTTGGACGGTTTTGCGAAGCATTCTCTGCGGCCGATTCGATCGCGAAGTTTCCCTTGATTACGATCGTCGATGATAGCGATTTCGCATCGCGGAACCTTTCCAATTGGCTTTGGAATACATTCACAAGAAGCAATCCAGCCACGGACATCAGTGGAATCGAGAGCGACACAATTGCTAAGCATTGGGGCTGTCGGGGAAGCGTGGTGATCGACGCTCGTTTTAAACCCTGGCAAGCGCCGGGACTGATCGAAGACACCGAAACGATCAAAAAAGTCGACGCCCGCGCCGCCCGTGGTGGGGCTTTGGCAAAGTACCTTTAG
- a CDS encoding SDR family oxidoreductase gives MTNLLQSVFDCDAPVALITGSGAPRVGRAIASELARSGCNLVIHANTSVEEAQRTADLLRQRFEVETAVVIGALDDPEVPKTIVDQAHQRFGRLDVLVNSAAIWQPTKIDDVTADEMRRYFDVNTIGTFLCARAAANVMASQITGGSIVNLGDWATERPYLDHAAYFPSKGAIDVMTRSLAIELSQKNPAIRVNCIKPGPVLLADEVPDEQRRKLCASTLGGKIGTAEHVAHAVRFVCENTFVNGVCLPVDGGRTIFAPDGLQVGENTG, from the coding sequence ATGACCAACCTTCTCCAAAGCGTCTTTGATTGTGACGCCCCGGTCGCGTTGATTACCGGGAGCGGTGCCCCACGAGTCGGACGCGCGATCGCCAGTGAACTCGCCAGGTCCGGCTGTAATCTCGTGATCCATGCTAATACGAGTGTCGAAGAAGCCCAGCGAACGGCCGATCTATTGCGGCAACGCTTTGAAGTCGAAACGGCAGTCGTGATCGGTGCGCTCGATGACCCGGAAGTGCCGAAAACCATAGTCGATCAAGCTCATCAGCGATTTGGAAGACTGGATGTCCTGGTCAACAGCGCGGCGATCTGGCAACCAACGAAGATCGATGACGTCACCGCCGATGAAATGCGGCGGTATTTCGACGTGAATACGATCGGGACATTTTTGTGCGCACGTGCGGCGGCAAACGTCATGGCTAGCCAAATAACCGGTGGCAGTATCGTCAACCTCGGCGACTGGGCAACCGAACGACCATATCTCGATCACGCGGCTTACTTTCCTAGCAAAGGCGCAATCGACGTAATGACCCGGTCGCTGGCCATCGAGCTTTCACAAAAAAACCCCGCGATCCGAGTCAACTGCATCAAACCCGGTCCGGTCTTACTGGCTGACGAAGTCCCCGACGAACAACGTCGTAAGCTTTGTGCGAGCACACTTGGTGGAAAGATTGGCACCGCCGAACACGTCGCACATGCCGTGCGTTTCGTCTGCGAAAACACCTTCGTCAACGGTGTCTGCCTACCGGTCGATGGCGGCCGGACGATCTTTGCCCCCGACGGCTTGCAGGTCGGTGAAAATACTGGCTGA
- the ruvX gene encoding Holliday junction resolvase RuvX: protein MNEAQDSASGESSSEFPSTGRLAAIDYGTVRIGVAVCDPGRSLASPIEVYNVRSPKLDAKYFRELVKQERLVGLVVGLPIHCDGKESQKSQESRTFARWLHEETGLPVRLFDERFSTAAAKERLRTGSMTRKKNKKRLDAVAALVLLESFLEACRYHGNLVGQSIDETGDGADAIED, encoded by the coding sequence ATGAACGAAGCTCAGGATTCAGCATCTGGCGAATCTTCTTCTGAATTTCCGTCGACTGGGCGGCTTGCGGCGATTGACTATGGGACGGTTCGGATCGGAGTTGCCGTTTGCGACCCTGGGCGTTCACTCGCGAGCCCGATCGAGGTTTACAACGTACGTTCGCCAAAATTGGATGCGAAGTACTTTCGGGAACTCGTCAAGCAAGAACGTTTGGTCGGCCTAGTCGTCGGCCTGCCGATTCACTGTGATGGCAAAGAGAGCCAGAAAAGTCAGGAGAGCCGGACTTTTGCGCGTTGGTTGCACGAGGAAACAGGACTTCCGGTCCGTCTATTCGACGAACGTTTTAGCACCGCCGCAGCAAAAGAGAGACTGCGGACCGGATCGATGACGCGAAAAAAGAATAAGAAGCGACTCGACGCTGTAGCCGCCCTGGTGCTATTGGAGTCATTTCTTGAGGCGTGCCGATACCACGGAAACCTTGTCGGCCAGTCGATCGATGAGACTGGCGATGGGGCTGACGCAATCGAAGACTAG
- a CDS encoding 3-hydroxyacyl-ACP dehydratase FabZ family protein: MAKNDFIVDLSLLDHDQPVADLEAVRALNPQRHEMEHLTGILYEDVETLRCAGYKDVTHDEFWVRGHMPGMPVMPGVIQLEAVAQLSSFFAQKHDLLGAEMVGFGGVDGARFRDVVVPGDRLILMIRLTKARRNRMIVAEFQGVVGNKLVVDGTIRGIPLPVDAVKAYLANRAAQNAV, from the coding sequence GTGGCCAAAAACGACTTTATTGTTGACCTTTCGCTGCTCGATCACGACCAACCGGTTGCTGATTTGGAAGCCGTTCGCGCGTTGAATCCGCAGCGTCACGAAATGGAACACCTGACCGGCATCCTGTACGAGGATGTCGAGACGCTGCGTTGTGCAGGCTATAAAGACGTCACCCATGATGAGTTTTGGGTGCGAGGTCATATGCCCGGTATGCCGGTCATGCCCGGCGTCATTCAGTTGGAAGCCGTCGCACAACTGTCGAGTTTCTTCGCCCAGAAACATGACTTGCTGGGTGCCGAAATGGTCGGTTTCGGCGGCGTCGATGGCGCAAGGTTTCGGGATGTCGTTGTTCCCGGCGATCGCCTAATTCTTATGATCCGCTTGACCAAGGCTCGACGCAATCGAATGATCGTTGCCGAGTTCCAAGGTGTCGTAGGGAATAAACTTGTTGTCGATGGGACAATTCGTGGGATCCCACTGCCGGTTGATGCCGTAAAAGCATATCTGGCCAATCGGGCCGCCCAAAACGCGGTGTGA
- a CDS encoding 50S ribosomal protein bL37 has translation MAKPHHKVKKANHGRRPANAKARKAKRKKIKT, from the coding sequence ATGGCTAAGCCACACCACAAAGTGAAGAAAGCAAATCACGGACGCCGTCCGGCGAACGCCAAGGCGCGCAAAGCAAAACGCAAAAAGATCAAAACTTGA
- a CDS encoding NRDE family protein, giving the protein MCLLAVQYQLVPESPILVAANREEYFDRPSLTPSIQSGKPRVLCGIDQKAGGTWLGVNQNGLFVGVCNRATAMPLFGQRSRGSLAMDLLRCTTASRALEKALGELAETQYEGCNLVIADAKSGYAIYSDQRQEVVDLQPGLNIIGNHNLNDPDDERVCMARRLLTLQTLDSPVKFLAVASRVFARAPVGPGRPSMVVRNKDYGTVSSSLIALGVKPRDAIYQYSNGAPDQTKYEDCSPMLRDILSRGLREARTKAKMGA; this is encoded by the coding sequence ATGTGCTTATTGGCCGTTCAGTATCAATTGGTCCCCGAAAGTCCGATTCTTGTTGCCGCCAATCGAGAGGAATATTTTGACAGACCAAGTCTGACGCCTTCGATCCAATCTGGAAAGCCCCGAGTCCTGTGTGGGATCGATCAAAAAGCTGGCGGTACGTGGCTTGGTGTGAATCAGAATGGCTTATTTGTCGGGGTTTGCAACCGGGCGACGGCGATGCCGTTGTTCGGTCAACGCTCACGCGGCTCGCTTGCGATGGATTTGTTGCGGTGCACGACAGCATCGCGTGCACTCGAAAAGGCTCTCGGTGAACTTGCCGAAACCCAGTACGAGGGCTGCAATCTCGTGATCGCCGACGCCAAATCAGGTTATGCGATCTACTCGGATCAGCGTCAAGAAGTAGTCGACCTTCAGCCTGGGCTGAACATCATCGGCAACCATAACTTGAACGATCCCGATGACGAGCGGGTCTGTATGGCACGTCGACTTCTGACGCTTCAGACGCTCGATTCGCCGGTTAAATTCCTTGCCGTGGCGAGTCGTGTTTTTGCTCGAGCGCCGGTCGGCCCTGGTCGGCCGAGCATGGTCGTTCGCAACAAAGACTACGGGACGGTCAGCAGTTCGTTGATCGCCTTGGGCGTCAAACCCCGCGACGCGATTTATCAGTACAGCAACGGCGCACCCGATCAAACGAAGTACGAAGATTGCTCGCCAATGCTACGTGATATCCTCAGCCGAGGCCTTCGAGAAGCTCGGACGAAAGCCAAAATGGGTGCCTAA
- a CDS encoding DUF971 domain-containing protein — protein sequence MNVTPESITRDGETAIVIQWSDGKVTRWTVAKLRASCPCATCREKKRGEVKSRPVLPVLTAAEAQPLKIVSMRPVGTYAYNIEFSDGHSSGLFQFSMLYGEDD from the coding sequence ATGAACGTTACCCCCGAGTCCATTACACGCGACGGAGAGACCGCCATAGTCATTCAATGGTCTGACGGGAAGGTCACGCGGTGGACCGTTGCTAAATTGCGAGCATCTTGCCCGTGTGCGACGTGTCGAGAAAAAAAACGCGGTGAAGTGAAATCGCGTCCGGTATTGCCGGTGCTAACCGCCGCCGAGGCACAACCGCTAAAGATCGTCTCGATGCGACCGGTAGGAACTTACGCTTACAACATTGAATTTAGCGACGGGCACTCCTCGGGACTGTTCCAATTCTCAATGCTCTATGGCGAGGACGATTAG